TCGTCCTGGAGGTATTTCAGGAATTCCTCGGGTATTTGACGGAAATATGGAGAGTGGCTGGTGTGCTCGCGGAAATAGGCCCGCACCAGCCGGTTCCAGCGCCGCACGCCCAGAATCTTGCGGCACACGGGGAAGCAGGCCAGCAGGAAGCCTTCCAGGTTGTTGTAGAGGAGTTCCTCGTACACCTTCATGCGCTTGGGTGGTGCGCCCTGGGGGCGATCGTTGGCCTTGGGATCCCGGATGCGGGCGGTGAAGGCGCGCTGGTAGCGTTGGAAGTCCATTAGGCCACGGCCTGGGCTTTGGGTTTACAGGCCCGCTGGATGGCGGCGATGCGCTCCACCTCGGGCAGCAGTTCGGCCAGGGGAGGAATGTTGAAATCCCGCTCCAGGCAGGTGGCATGGACGCCCAACAGGTCATAGGCGGTTTCCAGGAGCTGCCAGACGGGATCGATGACGTCGGCGCCGTGGGTGTCGATGATCAGGTCCTCGGCTTCCTGGTAATGGCCGGCCATGTGCATATAGACGATGCGTTCGGCAGGCATCCGCTTCAGGTAGGCCACCGGGTCGAAACCGAAGTTGACGCTGTTCACATAGACGTTGTTCACGTCCAGGTGCAGCCAGCAGTCCGCCTCCGCCAGCACGGCGTTGACGAATTCCGGCTCGCTCATCTCGTTGATGGGGGCGGCCACGTAATAACTGGCGTTCTCGATGGCGATGCGCTGGCCCAGGATGTCCTGGGTCTGGCGGATACGGCCCGCCACGTATTTCACCGCCTCCCAGGTGGCCGGTATGGGCATGAGGTCATACAGGTGGCCGTGGTCGGAACAGTAGGACAGGTGTTCCGTATACAAAGTGATGCCGTGGTCGGCCATGAATGTCTTGATCTTCTTCAGCAGCACCTGGTCCAGGGGCGTCATGCCCCCCAGGGACAGGGACAGCCCATGGCAGACGAAGGGCACCCGCTCGGTGAAGGCGCGCAGGTCCCGGGCGTGACGTCCGCCCTGGTCGATCCAGTTCTCGGGCGCCAGCTCGAAGAAATCGATGACCTTGGGGAGGCCGGAGTCCAGCGCGACCTTGAGTTCGGGAATCAGGTCGCGCCGGAATCCGAGCCCCGCGCCCTGTGGTTGGCGCGGGTGGGTCATGACAGGCTCATCCGTTTACTTCTTGCCACCGCATTTGCCCTCACCGCACTTGCCATCCTTGGCTTTGGCGCCGCCACATTTGCCGTCCTTGGCCTTGGCGCCGCCGCACTTGCCCTCGCCGCACTTGCCGTCCTTGGCCTTGGCGCCACCGCACTTGCCCTCGCCGCACTTGCCGTCCTTGGCCTTGGCGCCACCGCACTTGCCCTCGCCGCATTTACCATCCTTGGCCTTGGCGCCACCGCACTTGCCGTCCATGGCGGCCACCATGTAGCCCTTGCCCATGGACTGGGAACCAAAGGGATTCTCCGCGGCAGCAGGAGCGGCAGCCAGGGTGGCGGCCAGGGCGGAACCCAGGGCCAGGGTCAGGGCGGTTTTTTGATTGCGTTTCATGGTCGTTCCTCTCGATGTCATTCAGGATTTTGTGCTTTTTGCGATGGCCCTTGGGGTTGCTTGCAGGTGTCGCTGA
This window of the Thiobacillus sp. genome carries:
- a CDS encoding DUF692 domain-containing protein, with protein sequence MTHPRQPQGAGLGFRRDLIPELKVALDSGLPKVIDFFELAPENWIDQGGRHARDLRAFTERVPFVCHGLSLSLGGMTPLDQVLLKKIKTFMADHGITLYTEHLSYCSDHGHLYDLMPIPATWEAVKYVAGRIRQTQDILGQRIAIENASYYVAAPINEMSEPEFVNAVLAEADCWLHLDVNNVYVNSVNFGFDPVAYLKRMPAERIVYMHMAGHYQEAEDLIIDTHGADVIDPVWQLLETAYDLLGVHATCLERDFNIPPLAELLPEVERIAAIQRACKPKAQAVA